In one window of Carassius auratus strain Wakin chromosome 28, ASM336829v1, whole genome shotgun sequence DNA:
- the LOC113046884 gene encoding double C2-like domain-containing protein alpha — MTVRKGKKLTISIQEHMAIDVCPGPIRPIRQISAYFPRLSPTAEPISPNPASPLAPSPGVGASGGTSRSLLSPLQAGARGGGGTLSAASSIETSVDICSSDSDDSTALGTLEFELRYERATSSLHCTIIRAKGLKPMDFNGLSDPYVKLHLLPGACKANKLKTKTVRNSLNPVWNETLTYIGITEEDMLRKTLRLSVCDEDKLTHNEFIGESRVALRRVKPDQTKRFYTCLEHPPPFPSPTAMGAALRGMSCYLREWENEQLTSLEERGRLLLSLQFLPPPVEGEAEGRRGGLYVGVLRCAHLAAMDVNGFSDPYVKIYLKPDVKKKSKHKTAVIKKTLNPEFNEEFFYEISLSELVHKTLEVTVWDYDLGRSNDFIGGVCLSCQVQGDALRHWMDCLRNKGQRVERWHILANELPQTTCHD, encoded by the exons ATGACGGTGCGAAAGGGAAAAAAGCTCACCATCTCCATCCAGGAACACATGGCCATAGACGTCTGTCCCGGCCCCATACGACCAATTAGACAGATCTCTGCCTATTTCCCTCGACTCTCCCCGACCGCTGAGCCTATCTCTCCTAACCCTGCTTCTCCATTGGCTCCCAGCCCGGGGGTTGGGGCCTCTGGAGGAACGAGCAGGAGTCTCTTGTCCCCTCTGCAGGCCGGGGCCAGAGGAGGGGGTGGGACTCTGTCAGCAGCAAGCAGCATTGAGACATCGGTGGACATCTGCAGTTCAGACAGCGATGACAGCA CTGCACTAGGGACGTTAGAATTTGAACTGAGGTATGAGAGAGCGACCAGTTCACTCCACTGTACCATCATCAGAGCCAAG GGCTTGAAACCTATGGATTTTAATGGCTTGTCAGACCCTTACGTCAAACTTCATCTTCTACCAGGAGCATGTAAG GCTAATAAACTGAAAACCAAAACGGTCCGTAATTCTCTAAATCCTGTTTGGAATGAGACTCTCACTTACATTGGCATCACAGAGGAGGACATGCTCAGGAAGACTCTGAG GTTATCGGTGTGCGATGAGGATAAACTGACTCACAATGAGTTTATTGGAGAGTCTCGCGTGGCCCTGCGACGAGTGAAACCAGACCAGACGAAACGTTTCTACACCTGTTTAGAACATCCTCCAcct TTTCCCTCTCCTACAGCCATGGGAGCAGCACTGCGAGGGATGTCCTGTTACCTACGAGAG TGGGAGAACGAACAGCTGACCAGTTTGGAAGAGAGGGGCCGCCTGTTGCTCTCGCTGCAGTTCCTGCCCCCACCTGTAGAGGGTGAAGCAGAAGGCCGGCGAGGGGGCCTGTACGTCGGAGTGCTACGCTGTGCCCATCTGGCAGCCATGGATGTCAACGGCTTCTCAGATCCCTATGTGAAAAT ATACCTGAAGCCAGATGTGAAGAAGAAATCCAAACACAAAACGGCAGTGATTAAAAAGACCCTTAACCCAGAATTCAATGAG GAGTTCTTCTATGAGATCTCTCTATCCGAACTGGTCCATAAGACACTGGAGGTCACAGTATGGGACTATGATCTGGGAAGATCTAACGATTTCATAG GTGGCGTGTGTCTGAGCTGTCAGGTCCAAGGAGATGCTCTTCGCCACTGGATGGACTGCTTGAGGAATAAGGGTCAAAGGGTGGAGCGCTGGCACATT
- the LOC113046883 gene encoding nuclear protein 1, with amino-acid sequence MSNHVDVKNIEPTTFEDRYYDEYEYYNLTDRYTECASRKGRTKKEASCNTNKHNPAGHERKIVEKLQNSEKKSKE; translated from the exons ATGAGCAACCACGTTGACGTGAAAAACATTGAACCGACCACTTTTGAGGACCGCTACTACGACGAATATGAATATTATAACTTAACAGACCGTTATACCG AGTGCGCTAGTCGCAAGGGCAGGACGAAGAAGGAGGCGAGCTGTAACACGAACAAACACAACCCTGCGGGACACGAGCGCAAAATCGTGGAGAAGCTCCAGAATTCTGAGAAGAAATCCAAAGAGTGA
- the LOC113046882 gene encoding SAGA-associated factor 29-like: MALVSTDTKIAEFLNELHQLIKQTQEERSRSEHNLLNIQKTHERMQTENKTSPYYRTKLRGLYTTAKADAEAECGILRGALDKIAEIKSLLEERRIAARMAGVYSDTDTPRKTMRRGVLMTLLQQSAMTLPLWIGKPGESPPPLCGAIPASSDYVAKQGDKVAARVKAVDGDEQWILAEVVSYNHSTNKYEVDDIDEEGKERHTLSRRRIIPLPQWKANPETDPEALFSKDQLVLALYPQTTCFYRALIHTPPHRPQDDYSVLFEDTSYADGYSPPLNVAQRYVVACKENKKK, from the exons ATGGCTTTAGTGTCAACAGACACCAAAATCGCAGAGTTTCTAAATGAGCTGCATCAGCTCATAAAGCAAACTCAG GAAGAGCGATCGAGAAGTGAACACAACCTTCTCAACATCCAGAAAACACATGAAAGGATGCAAACAGAGAATAAGA CTTCTCCATACTACCGGACAAAACTGAGGGGTCTTTACACTACAGCTAAAGCTGATGCTGAGGCTGAATGTGG TATACTTCGCGGGGCGCTTGACAAGATTGCCGAAATTAAATCCCTTCTGGAGGAGAGACGGATTG CTGCCAGGATGGCAGGCGTGTACAGTGACACCGACACACCCAGAAAGACCATGCGCAGGGGTGTCCTGATGACCCTGTTACAACAGTCAGCCATGACACTTCCTCTCTGGATCGGCAAACCTGGCGAGAG TCCACCTCCACTGTGTGGCGCTATACCAGCAAGCAGTGACTATGTGGCTAAACAGGGCGACAAGGTGGCGGCGCGGGTGAAGGCCGTGGATGGGGATGAGCAGTGGATTCTTGCTGAAGTTGTCAGCTACAATCACTCCACCAACAA GTATGAAGTGGATGACATTGATGAAGAGGGTAAAGA GAGACACACATTGAGTCGGAGAAGAATAATTCCTCTTCCGCAGTGGAAAGCAAACCCAGAGACGGACCCCGAGGCCCTGTTCAGTAAGGATCAGCTGGTGCTGGCCCTCTATCCACAGACTACGTGCTTTTACAGAGCTCTGATCCACACTCCGCCACATCGG CCCCAGGATGACTACTCGGTTCTGTTTGAGGATACATCTTATGCTGATGGCTATTCTCCACCTCTCAACGTCGCTCAGCGATATGTAGTGGCCTGCAAGGAGAACAAAAAGAAGTGA